Below is a genomic region from Venturia canescens isolate UGA chromosome 1, ASM1945775v1, whole genome shotgun sequence.
ccgcTGCATCTCCTGGCGATTTCATTCCTTCGACCGGATCCTACCGCGTGTTTcatgatatttatttttcactgtcAAGGATCTCTCGTATGTGCAATGATCATTTATTTCGGGATTGTCGAGGCACACTTTCGGTACACAATGAACATGAGAAACGAGGTAGAAGAATGAGCTTACGCAACGCTCGAAACCACAGGATATGCACCAGCTCGTCATTATATTtattacaaataaataaacaactgCATCAGAATATTTTCTTATATTCACTCATTTATTATTATCTCAAAGAAGTGTTTATTTAAACGTATTCAAAACTTAATGTGGCCAGACtacaattgcaaaaaaaaatcatcggaacgaaaattttgaaaataagtttCAACGTATGAAAAAGCTCGTGTTACTTAATCATTCCCATCACGTGTAATTAACAGCGTATGTATGCACgtaattacgtaaaaattgaaGCACATGTTCAATTACACGTATCATCGGTAAGCAGTCTCGACAAATTGATCAATGAATGAACGACtcgataataaaatatatggaGTCAGTCATTAAATCGTGAAATGACCGTGCTTGAACATAATATCGAAGTGACAGAATATTTAGTGAGATATCTATCAAGAAACCGAAAACGAGAGTCAGCGATATAGTGGAAGGTGTGAGTCCTACGagagaacgaataaaaatgctcCATCGATATTCGCGGCGTCGtgtttgaagaataaaaagaaaatccaCATGTTCGCATACATCGCGGTTTATAATCGTTCTCGAGGGACCGAGAAGTGTAACGTGAAAGTGTCCCATTCCACGGAAGGAAGAAATATTATGGTGGAGTCGATCGATAGTATCAGTGAAGCCAAAATCTAAgcgaaaaatgtttcttctcAGTACAAATATTGTCATTCAGCCTTACGTCAAATTGACATTGCATTACTGTTTAATATAATTATTTGCTCAATATTAATTGaatctttacaaaaaaaaaaaaaaaattgattaaggTACCGAAAAGATATataatttacaaaattattcgataacttcgagaataaattttataaaaaagtgttgtatcttttgaaaattggaatgtgaaagaaaaataaaaaagaaggtaaaaaatttcgaaaataattaaatgagTGGTCGTTAtgcttcattatttattcgacaaaagaaaaataaataaaggaataaaaaaaaacgattaaaagCGGCGAAGGGAGTGGCTATCTCTTCACTGTTTCTGTCGTCATCGTCGCCGTCATCGCATGCTCGAATTATCCTCCCAAGTACTCTTAATTTTTACCGTTGTAGACTGCCACGTTTTCCATTCGAAGTGCGTTGTTGGAGGAACAGAGCCCGACAGTCGCGTGTGTCAAGAAAGAATGTGCTGGAAGATCCGcacagagagaaaaaggagaacaGCGAGACTGTGCGATCGTCTTATGTATCGCTGGAATGCGCTCTCCTTCCTGATCCTGTCGGGGACCGGCGATTATGAAATCGTCAGTCGaacgattttgttttttgccAATAGTATACCAAAATCTTAAAATTCTCAATGTTTAAAGTTAAAAGTTATCTGCGAAAGGAccattttccgaattttttatttgtaaaatTCTACgactaattttttcaatttaaattttaacgcatcacatagaaaatcgatttccgGTTTATAAACGGTTAGAGAATGAGGACAATACATATTCGCCCAAGGATATCGAGGGCTATCTCTAATGAAACGCGCCGTGAGTAGCCGCTACGTCATCGGTAAAGCTCCCGCATGACATTGATTGATGTTACCCATAAATATCTGACTCCCTGGTTATCGGCACATCACACGCAATTGAGCCTCGATCAGGGAATTTTCGCGCTATGTCAATGAATCGATATAGTTCGAAAATGAGTCTTTAATAGTTATTACCGACCTCTCGTGTTCAATGGAACgtcgacgaaaaaatcgacACCTCGATGAGTCGTTTACATTGAGATTTTGTCGAATAATTATGtgataaagttttttcaaagtctgtaattcatatgaattttgaatgagTGTTGGTAAagcgttagaaaaaaattcgaaaggaATTTATTCAGTCATTTATTTGCAATGTTTCAAATGAACCGAGAACGATTCGAAAACTTTCTGGAATGTGATTAATCACAAGAACAGTCAAGAAGTCTCGTATTTTGTCTTTATAATAGTGTTGCATACATGTAACACAGTTTTGCAACAAATTCCAGGGTGACCTAAACTAACGATAAGGACAATTTTGCCCATATACGTTCTTCTCTCGGGTTCCCTGGAAGCCGAAGAAATTACGGAATACCGAGTATTGTTATTACCAAAAACACTTTGTTAAAGTGCTCGTATTCGACGACAAATTCCGTGTCTTATGACGGAAACGTCACATTACTTTCCTTCGCAGAGAACCGACTTGAGAATAACGAGAGAATTTATCGTCTGAAAGTTCACTCAGTTGAAAGCGAGTGTCTGTGTCTTATTAGGCGTCGCGTTAAGTGTCAGGCTATGTGGCCATTAAAAGATAGTGAGAATTGAGCTTTGCagaccagcagcagcagcagcagcagtttTATCAAATTAATAGTTCATTCATTATTGTTGGAGCCGAGATTTCGAAGATTCTCAATCTCAATAATGACGAGCAACTTTGAAGCGAACTTTTGGTCGTCCGAGTGAAAATAGCATCGGGCGTTTTAAAATGCTCCATCGGTGCATTCCAACGTTGATTTATAACGAGCCATCTCGCATCCGTGAAGACACCaatttaagaagtttttaGCCTTTGGGAcgctaagaaaaaaaagacaaatgaAAGAGAACCGAATGAACATCGAAAGTGAGAGTGACGTTAAACGATCGATTGTAAATTTCTTTCGTGTATCCCAATTATGCAAATTCTCATTTAGATAAATCGCTTACAATTATCATTTATTATCATCTTCGAGGAGCCTTCGAGGAGGAGTTTGGTATAACAATATCGGGCAGGTTGAACGAAGCAACGATGAGGCACCTAGAAATTAGTGCTGGATGAAATCCAACATAACAACTAGTCGATTTATGGTAGTTGTGCCTCCCACATCGTTACGTTGTCTATTCTGCtgacgaaaatattttgtataaaaaagTACGTAAGCATATAATGTTTCGTATTTGTTCATTACGTTCGAACTACCCCGTTTATATGACAACCGTAAAATCACATTGAAATTCATAGTAACGATGCTTTTAGCAACGATACAGCGGAAGTGGGTGGAAAAAGTACCAATTTTCTTCTTACAtggtattttgagataaaccAACCCATCCGCGATCCCCATCTTATAATTATTGTTCAAGGATGTTGTGCCGATTTCTTTAGTTTCCTAAACAAGGATAAAATTGTAAGTCTGAAAAGCCAGTAAATATCTTTCATGCTCCacgaaacaagaaaaattatcATGGGCTAAAAGTATGCACGAGAAAAAAGTACGAATCGAGTTTAGTGAAAATTCGTGTGCCCCATCTGCAGATAATTTACGTTTCTGGCGAGAAGAACACAAATGGTCTGGTCAGCCAACGGCGGTATCGTCAGTCAGGTTACGTCAACATAGAATCGGATGGTCCAGGtgcagaataaaaaaaaaatggagaaggaGTCGCGGATCTAGCGCATGGGCGTGTACTCCTCATCTTACAGTGAAAGTGGTCCTGGATTCACGGGGAAGCCAACGGATACTGCGATCGCACACTGATTTCGTATAAAAACCCACCGACTGCAGCAGGATGGCACTCTCAAGTCAACATTCCCAAGAGAAACATGAAGACCTTCTTGGTGAGTAACGATCATGGGTCTCGGATagtttttcgataaaagaCAAACCTTTTTCCATCTACACTTTTCTTTTAATAACAAGGTGCttgttgttttttaaaaagaataataaaaaataattaattattgatttccCCAGATCTGCCTTTTAGCAGCGACATGTGTTCTGGCCACCGATCAGAACCAAGGGGCTTCGGCAGGGGAGAGCGTCAAAAAAACCACAAAACGTGGTATCCTGCATGGGGATAGCGCCCTCAGCTTCGGTGCGTCATTGGGATCGGGTCTCAGTTACAAGGGCCTAGACTATTCTTCAGGGCTATCAGGTTACAAAGGTGTCGGTTATGCCTCAGGACTTTCGGCATACAACGGCGTCCATTCATCTGGTCTTGGTTACAACAGTGGCTACAGCGGAGGCTACAATAATGGCTACAACGGGGGATACAACAGTGGCTACAACGGTGGCTACAGCGGAGGCTACAATAGTGGCTACAACGGCGGCTACAGCGGAGGCTACAACAGTGGCTACAACGGTGGCTACGTTTCAGGGCTTGGTTTCACTGGAGTGAACTCTGGAATCAACGCTGGTCTCTCGTCTGGTTTGAACTCATTCTCAAGTGGTTCGGCTCTTGGTTTTTCATCTGGCAGAACAGAAAAGATCACAGGTCTTACAATTCATCGTGAAGTCCAGGTTCCAGTACCTGTGCCCCAACCTGTTCCAGTCGAGGTCACCCGTCCGGTACCAGTGCCACATCCAGTTCCCGTAAAGGTTGACCGTCCTTATCCAGTCCCAGTGCCCCAGCCTTACCCCGTCGAGGTAACGCGTCATGTGCCTGTTAAGGTTGACCGCCCTTATCCAGTCCCCGTACCCCACCCCGTTGCCATTCGCGTACCTCATCCAGTGCCTGTTCCTGTGCCCCAACCAGTCCCTGTTCCGGTAACGGTGAACAAACCCTACCCAGTTAACGTTGGACCGAGCATCTTCACCACCAGTTCTTCTCAAGGCCTCGGATCGAATCTTGCTCTTGGAAACTACGCTGGATCTTACACCAACTTCGGCTCCAATGTAGGTTCCAGTCAAGGATTCAATCTTGGCTCATCCAACTTCGGAACGAATACCGGCCACTCCTCTTCTTACAACACTGTTGGATCTGGACTAGATTTTTCGTATTCTACCCTCGGATCCGGACAGGGTCTTTCATCGTATCATGGACTTGGGTCATACTCGGGTCAAGCTAACTCGGGACAGTCCTCGCAAAATTTCGGTAGTACCGGATACAGTTACCCAGTCCCCTCGAAAAAGTGGTAAACTTCAGAAAATCATTATCTGCGCTTAAACGCTGCAAATAGTATCGAATAATCTAAGAATAATAGGGatcatgtttttctttttataagtGAATAAAagttactatttttttaccgTAACGGAAATACAAACTGTTTATTACTTtccggaaaaaaacattccacTGTACTGCTGAACCTCACATCAATCCTCCCACGAAGGATATTCTCACTCATAATTATTCACCGATAACGTTCTTCGTGATAATGAGAAAATGTTAAGCTGTGTAGCCTCGAGAAGCTCATTAATCGACTGCTAAATTGTTAATTACTGGATTATCACGAAATAATGGACCACGAGATTTCTATGGCTGAAGCGGTCGCCTACACAGATTTTGTAGAGAATTATGCAAGTACAGGTAGCAGATGCGTTGAATACCAAATCCAAAAGAGGCGAGACATCAAGCAAACAAAAAGATCGTGGACGACGCCCGtgaatgaaaatcaatttacGTCAAGAACGTGCGCTCACGGTCGTTGTAGGGATACTTTAATTGCGTCAATTGCGTTACAGCGAGTAAGACTCTCGAATAAATCTTTGTAATAAAAGCAGTCGCATGTTCAACCCAGAAGACGTTAAAATTTAGAATTGCTCAACGAAATTACAATCCTGCTGCGCGGAATTTCGAGGGAAATTTATTTACCTGATTTCCCGTTCAACGACGCTCTGAGTTCCTCCGTCTATAAAGAAATTTATAGCATAATTTACGAGCCGTATATCTGCCATTGAAAGGATTCAATCTGTATCACGAACGTATCCGGTAATTAGGAAGTCTTCCAGTTGATTTGAGTTTTCAATTATCGCGTAGTTTCCCAAAGATCTCGTAAATTTACAAcattatacatatattttgGTACCTGTACCTACTGATCTGGAGAATATCTATAGGTTTGCGTATGCATACAGCTGCTCTTGCCCAAGCTTTTGCTCCCTTTGTTGGAGAATTTCCGCCAACTTTATTCCTCACATCGGAACAACCTTGCATTCTCGGTATACAATAGTATACCAGATATATTACAACAGTATTACCAGTAGATACAGTAGATAACAGATTAACAGTAGATAGATAATACAACAGTATTACCAGGCATATTAGTGATGAAGTTCGAGCAATGTTATCTGGACTTTCATTTTCGAAGATGACTATTGTATATATTTGGAGTCTCGTGAGTTTCTTTCTGAAACTCAATGAACATCTTTATAAGCGTTAAATACGCGACAATTCAGTGACAAAAGATTTCAGTCCGAATTTGGCATCATTGCTGATAATACGTTGATAGAGTGTCACTTTTTTCAGATGCATAAAACATGCAGTAGCTTGAATATctatgaaaagttttttttccctcagtCAGCTTTAAGACAAAAATGAGTTCAACAGTTTATGTTACATCGTTACACTGACATTAATGTATAGTATGTCGGTTGTTGAAGGAAAGAGCACGTGTTGAAAGTGTTGTAAAAAGACAAAAGAAAACCCTTAAACTAAATTGACTGACGCGCAGGTTTACTAGTTTGCTAGCCGGGAGAAAGGGGCGAAGTATTGCGTCAGCAAAGATCGTCGGGACTACACGGTACCTGCTCCGATCCCACGTGTAATAATTTAGGTCGCGGCTCAAGGCTAGGAGACGGATCAAACCTAATCTTCAAACAACAGAAGAATCGCAACAGTCAATAAGAAGAATTTTTCGCGGACAACAATTCGCGTCGCAGCGTACTTTGAGGATTCGTGTCGCAGTAAGTTCTCTTCCATTGTCGTTCAACTAAGCTGTCGAAAGATTCTTATCGAACTATGCGCTTCCAATCGAAAGCAAACATCGCTGCATTCAATCgtcatgaatataaaaaatgttcagaaaaattgatgattttttatgcTGTTATCGACTGATGGTCGGAGATACCCCTTGTACCTTATTTGTAGATTCACATTTATCAACAGTTGGTATGTGCGGCTTGAGGTAAGTACCACCATAAGATAAAATCCCCAGCGAAACCTGAAGCTGGAAAATGTGACTTTGATTCAAAGTCTGTATCGTCGGTCGGTAGAACGCTCGAGCAGTCGGTAATGAAAGTTAATCCTGATCAACCAGCACTTCAAGTTCGCACCATTCTATTTTATCACATGAACTAACATGGGACGACCATATTTACCATGATGCAATTATAGCagtcgataaaaaagaatttctcgATTGTTCTTCTGAATGATCAAACATAACAATGTAAATCCCTTAAACAATTATGATACAACATAATTTACTCACATTACGATGCCAACAGAGTGGTGAAACAGTTCTGAACTTACCTGCAACAAAAAATGCATACTTCATTTAAGTaagggaacaaaaattttatcgattactCCATCATACATGTTCTAAGCAGTTCTATTAAAAACACGTTCTCTCGAAATGTATTGAGTAGAGAAGAGCAAAAATGaagtgaatttttccaaaGATTCAATTGTTTGGATCATTGTTTCATTTGTCTCTAGATATCAACATTAGAATTTTGGAGTTTACACGAAATAACAGAAATCTAGTTTCACTAAATTCGACTAGTGCGTCTGAGTCCTGAAACCTTAAAAGATCCTGCAAGGAGCACCccgtcgaaaaatgaaagcCGAAATATGAtggtaaataaataatcaagAACCTTTTCATTGTGGTGGGATTATGAATTTGGCTTAGAGCAGACAAAAGCTGTGCATGTAAACGATGTCGAAGTATAGAGCTAGACCTGCAGTAATATAGCCATCTGAACATCCAGtcacgaataaataaaaaatcaatatttagTGGCGAATCCGTTCAGACGTTCGTTGGTCCCTAAGGGTGATTCTACGATGTTTAGGAACTTTTCTAACGAAACTTACACCAGTTACCGTTGTCCAACAGATGCGAGGAGTGTAACAATAGCATCTAGTGactttttttagattttcagGGAGTAAGACCATCGAACCCTGATGATTATTGTGAAGAATCCTCGATGGGATTCCAGCTCACAAACAAGTAAGTAGCAAGGATTATCGATATTAGGGTATCTCAGACGCGATATGCCTCAGCGCTTTTTCATCCACTGAGCCATCTCACGTCTGTAGTAACGCTGTGTCTGTCAGTTAGGTGTGTTCTTGGATAGCGGCAAACTCGACGGTAAATAAATTACCGTGAGGGAGCCAGACCCGCACCGAGTTCAGGTGGATAATTGCCACTCGGACGAACACTTCCTACGCCGTAGTAATCTCCTTCGCTCGACTACCTCTCCGGTCTATCAGAAACGAACGAGGCTGAACAACCGTACGAAGAGTATGGCATACCATTTATCTACAGCCAGACAATGTACACCATAATAGAGTGCACCAAGATTGTTTAAGTTGCTTAGAATACGGCAAagcaatttgaattttggtcACCAGCGTTTTACGCCTCGAGTCTGGACTGCACTT
It encodes:
- the LOC122414091 gene encoding beta-mannanase/endoglucanase A-like, which codes for MKTFLICLLAATCVLATDQNQGASAGESVKKTTKRGILHGDSALSFGASLGSGLSYKGLDYSSGLSGYKGVGYASGLSAYNGVHSSGLGYNSGYSGGYNNGYNGGYNSGYNGGYSGGYNSGYNGGYSGGYNSGYNGGYVSGLGFTGVNSGINAGLSSGLNSFSSGSALGFSSGRTEKITGLTIHREVQVPVPVPQPVPVEVTRPVPVPHPVPVKVDRPYPVPVPQPYPVEVTRHVPVKVDRPYPVPVPHPVAIRVPHPVPVPVPQPVPVPVTVNKPYPVNVGPSIFTTSSSQGLGSNLALGNYAGSYTNFGSNVGSSQGFNLGSSNFGTNTGHSSSYNTVGSGLDFSYSTLGSGQGLSSYHGLGSYSGQANSGQSSQNFGSTGYSYPVPSKKW